A single window of [Clostridium] hylemonae DSM 15053 DNA harbors:
- a CDS encoding D-alanyl-D-alanine carboxypeptidase family protein yields MKRSRWSLIILMTLAVAFTSTINIAYAAEPETENAAAEEETPEQKAEREAYEMPVQTNELKKWPKGPATYGEAGIVMEVGTGAILYAKNIDEHEFPASITKVLTALVALENGQLTDEVTFTHDSVAFLQPGDSSIGMKEGDVISLDEALHATLLASANEAAYAVGESVGRNAGHDYNWFLEQMNARCKELGGENSHFANTNGLHDENHYTCARDMALIGRELFKHPEFFDIVQTLNYAIPATDTCEEHIFQQKHKMLIPGNSNYYEYAVGGKTGYTSDALSTLITMAEKDGVRLVCVVLRTHGSNIYSDTKNLLDYGFSNFKKTAASGEEDSKDVDSIIDSDGDGYVMLPEGIKFKDLDMKLKADENARGEAVLTYSYKGYTVGSARAKLSKSYIKDHSAKIRTSKKEENKEKSSGKKLTFAIVVAAAGILLLVFYIRRMIKKQRRRRRKRRRR; encoded by the coding sequence ATGAAGCGCAGCAGGTGGAGTCTGATTATTTTAATGACGCTTGCGGTAGCATTTACCAGCACTATAAATATTGCATATGCAGCAGAGCCGGAGACAGAAAATGCTGCTGCAGAAGAAGAGACACCTGAACAGAAGGCAGAACGTGAGGCATACGAGATGCCTGTTCAGACAAATGAACTGAAGAAGTGGCCCAAAGGTCCGGCTACATATGGAGAAGCGGGAATCGTCATGGAAGTCGGGACAGGGGCCATATTGTATGCCAAGAATATTGACGAACATGAATTTCCTGCAAGTATAACAAAAGTGCTGACTGCGCTTGTCGCGTTAGAGAACGGACAGCTTACAGATGAAGTGACATTTACACATGACAGTGTGGCATTTCTTCAGCCCGGGGATTCCTCCATCGGAATGAAGGAAGGAGATGTTATCAGTCTGGATGAGGCGCTGCATGCAACCTTACTTGCGTCTGCCAATGAGGCGGCCTATGCGGTGGGAGAAAGTGTGGGCAGGAATGCAGGACATGATTATAACTGGTTTTTAGAACAGATGAATGCAAGGTGTAAAGAGCTTGGCGGGGAAAATTCTCATTTTGCCAATACGAATGGGCTGCACGATGAGAACCACTATACATGTGCGCGGGATATGGCGCTTATTGGCAGGGAACTGTTTAAGCATCCGGAATTTTTTGATATTGTACAGACGTTAAACTATGCAATACCGGCGACCGATACATGCGAGGAGCATATTTTTCAGCAGAAGCACAAGATGCTCATTCCGGGAAATTCAAACTATTATGAGTATGCGGTGGGAGGGAAGACCGGATATACATCGGATGCGCTGTCCACCCTGATCACGATGGCTGAGAAGGACGGGGTCCGGCTTGTGTGCGTGGTGCTGAGGACGCACGGCTCTAATATCTATTCTGACACAAAGAATCTGCTGGACTATGGGTTCAGTAATTTTAAAAAGACAGCGGCGTCAGGGGAAGAGGATTCCAAGGATGTGGATAGCATCATAGACAGTGATGGGGACGGTTACGTCATGCTTCCCGAAGGCATAAAATTTAAAGACCTGGATATGAAGCTGAAGGCAGATGAAAATGCCAGGGGAGAGGCTGTACTTACCTATTCATATAAAGGATACACGGTAGGCAGCGCAAGAGCTAAGCTGAGTAAATCGTATATAAAGGATCATTCGGCGAAGATCAGGACATCAAAGAAGGAAGAAAATAAGGAAAAGAGCAGCGGGAAAAAGCTGACATTTGCAATTGTTGTCGCTGCCGCAGGTATACTGCTCCTTGTGTTTTATATCAGAAGGATGATAAAAAAGCAGAGAAGACGCCGGAGAAAAAGGCGCCGCAGATAG
- the lepB gene encoding signal peptidase I: MDADEIKQVKQKVLEDVDPPTKKKKKHMRRMSWLRTILEFAAIIVVICGLFQIVMGISYVEGQSMYPTLHDKDMVVYKRRQKAYAPGDIIAIDRPNDEEFVKRVVAVAGDTVNIEGGRLYVNGKEREEPWALGETKAVKNGIVFPITVTDGEVFVLGDNRENSEDSRMFGPVSISDTKGRLVWYIGKL, from the coding sequence ATGGATGCAGATGAAATAAAGCAGGTGAAGCAGAAGGTACTGGAGGATGTGGATCCGCCTACGAAGAAGAAAAAGAAGCATATGCGCAGGATGAGCTGGCTCCGCACGATACTGGAGTTTGCTGCGATCATAGTTGTCATATGCGGCCTGTTTCAGATCGTGATGGGCATCTCCTACGTGGAAGGACAGTCTATGTATCCGACGCTGCACGATAAGGATATGGTTGTGTACAAGCGCAGGCAGAAGGCTTATGCACCGGGAGATATCATTGCGATCGACCGGCCGAATGATGAAGAGTTTGTGAAACGTGTTGTGGCGGTGGCAGGCGATACGGTCAACATAGAAGGCGGCAGACTGTATGTGAACGGAAAAGAGCGGGAAGAACCGTGGGCTTTGGGGGAGACGAAGGCTGTTAAAAACGGCATTGTGTTTCCGATCACTGTCACAGATGGGGAAGTATTTGTACTGGGGGATAACAGAGAGAATTCTGAAGATTCCCGGATGTTTGGTCCTGTCAGCATTTCGGATACGAAGGGCAGGCTTGTCTGGTATATCGGTAAATTATAA